In the Tamandua tetradactyla isolate mTamTet1 chromosome 8, mTamTet1.pri, whole genome shotgun sequence genome, aacataaagaagaaatagaaaaactgaaaaaacaaatcacagaacttatggaagtgaaggataaagtagaaaagatggaaaaaacaatggatacctacaatgatagatttgaagagacagaagatagaattagtgatttggaggatggaacatctgaattccaaaaaaaaaaggaaatatcgggaaaagaatggaaaaatttgaacagggtataagggaactcaaggacaatatgaaccgcaaaaatatacatgttgtgggtgtcccagaaggagaagagaagggaaaaggaggagaaaaactaatggaagaaattatcactgaaaatttcccaactcttatgaaagacctaaaattacagatccaagaagtgcagcgcaccccaaagagaatagacccaaagaggcgttctccaagacacttactggttagaatgtcagaggtcaaagagaaagagaggatcttgaaagcagcaagagaaaaacaatccatcacatacaagggaaacccaataagactatgtgtagatttctcagcagaaaccatggaagctagaagacagtgggatgatatatttaaattactaaaagagaaaaactgccaagcaagacttctatatccagcaaaattgtccttcagaaatgagggagaaattaaaacattctcagacaaaaagtcactgagagaatttgtgactaagagaccagctctgcaagaaatactaaaaggagcactagagtcagatacgaaaagacagaagagagaggtatggagaagagtgtagaaagaaggaaaatcagatatgatgtacataatacaaaagacaaaatggtagaggaaaatattatccaaacagtaataacactaaatgctaatggactgaattccccaatcaaaagacatagactggcagaatggattaaaaaacaggatccttctatatgctgtctacaggaaacacatcttagacccaaagataaacataggttgaaagtgaaaggttgggaaaagatatttcatgcaaataacaaccagaaaagagcaggagttggctatactaatatccaacaagttagacttcaaatgtaaaacagttaaaagagacaaagaaggacactatctactaataaaaggaacaattaaacaagaagacataacaatcataaatatctatgcactgaaccggaatgcccctaaatatgtgaggaatacactgcaaacactgaaaagggaaatagacacatataccataatagttggagacttcagttcaccactctcatcaatggacagaacatctagacagaggatcaataaagaaatagagaatctgaatattactataaatgagctagagttaacagacatttataggacattacatcccacaacagcaggatacacctttttctcaagtgctcatggatcattctcaaagatagaccatatgctgggtcacaaagcaagtcttaacaaatttaaaaagattgaaatcatacacaacactttctcggatcataaaggaatgaagttggaaatcaataataggcagagtgccagaaaattcacaaatacgtggaggctcaacaacacactcttaaacaaccagtgggtcaaagaagaaattgctagagaaattagcaaatacctcgaggcaaatgaaaatgaaaacacagcatatcaaaacttatgggacgcagcaaaggcagtgctaagagggaaatttattgccctaagtgcctatatcagaaaagaagaaaaggcaaaaatgcaggaattaactgtccacttggaagaactggagaaagaacagcaaactaatcccaaagaaagcaaaaggaaagaaataacaaagattagagcagaaataaatgaaattgaaaacatgaaaacaatagagaaaatcaataagaccagaagttggttctatgagaaaatcaataagatcgatgggcccttagcaagattgacaaaaagaagaagagagaggatgcaaataaataagatcagaaatggaagaggagacataactactgacctcacagaaataaaggaggtaataacaggatactatgaacaactttacgctaataaatacaacaatttagatgaaatggacaggttcctggaaagacatgaacaaccaactttgactcaagaagacatagatgacctcaacaaaccaatcacaagtaaagaaattgaattagtcattcaaaagcttcctaaaaagaaaagtccaggaccagacggcttcacatgtgaattctatcaaacattccagaaagaattagtaccaactctcctcaaactcttcaaaaaaatcaaagcggagggaaaactacctaattcattctacgaagccaacatcaccctcataccaaaaccaggcaaagatattacaaaaaaagaaaactacaggccaatctctctaatgaatatagatgcaaaaatcctcaataaaattctagcaaatcgtatccaacaacacattaaaagaattatacatcatgaccaagtaggattcatcccaggtatgcaaggatggttcaacataagaaaatcaattaatgtaatataccataatgggaactcctcaaaattaaacacttttgtgcatcaaagaacttcatcaagaaagtagaaagacagcctacacaatgggagacaatatttggaaatgacatatcagataaaggtctagtatccagaatttataaagagattgttcaactcaacaacaaaaagacagccaacccaattacaaaatgggaaaaagacttgaatagacacctctcagaagaggaaatacaaatggccaaaaggcacatgaggagatgctcaatgtccctggccattagagaaatgcaaatcaaaaccacaatgagatatcatctcacacccaccagaatggccatttcaacaaaacagaaaatgacaagtgctggagaggatgcggtgaaagaggcacacttatccactgttggtggaaatgtcaaatggtgcaaccactgtggaaggcagtttggcggttcctcaaaaagctgaatatagaattgccatacgaaccagcaataccattgctgggaatctactcaaaggaattaagggcaaaaactcaaacggacatttgcacaccaatgtttatagcagcgttatttacaattgcaaagagatggaaacagacaaaatgtccatcaacagacgagtggctaaacaaactgtggtatatacatacgatggaatattatgcagctttaagacaggataaacttatgaagcatgtaataacatggatggacctagagaacattatgctgagtgagtctagccaaaaactaaaagacaaatactgtatggtcccaatgatgtgaatcgacattcgagaataaacttggaatatgtcattggtaaaaaaagaaaacaaccacagtggtcaaaacagcatggtactggcacaaagataaaagtattgatCAACGGAACTGAATCAAGGGTGCACAAATACACCTCTAAATCTATAGTCAGTTGATCTtccacaaggcccccaaatccactgtactaggacaaaatagccttttcaataaatgggcatggaagaactaggtatcaatagccaaaagaatgaaagagaaccgttaccttacaccccatacaaaaattacctcaaagtggatcaaacacctaaatataagaaccagtacccaaaagctagaagaaaatgtagggaaacatcttcaagacctagattTAGGAGGTAGCTCCCTAAATCTCACaaacaaagcacaagcaataaaagaaaaaaatagataaatgggacatcctcaaagtcaaatgcttttgcacctcaaaagactttgtcaaaagaggcagccaattcaaggagagaaaatatttgaaaatcacaaattggttaaaggtttgatatcctgtatacataaagaaatcttacaactcaacaaaaaaagaacaaacaactcaattataaaatgggccaaagatatgaataggcatttttctgaagagaaaatgcagatggctcaaaagcacattaagagatgctcattttcattagctgttagagaaatgcagaacaagattacaatgagataccaactcacacctataagaatggctgctattaaacaaacaggaagctacaaatgttgcagaggatgtaaagaacttgggacacttatgcattgcttgtgggaatgtataatagtgcagctactatggaagacagtttggtggttccttaggaaactaaatatcaggttgtCCTATGACCCGGGACATatatactcagtatatacccagaagagctgaaagcagtgacataaacagacatttgcacaccgaagttcagagcaacattattcataattgccaaaagatggaaacaatccaagtgcccatcaacaaatgaatggattaacaaattgtggtatatacatacaatagaatattacgcAGTAGTGAgaggaaatgatgtcctgaagcacaggacAGAATGAATGAGctttgagaacataatgctgagagaaataagccagacacagaaggttggataccatatgattccacttttatgaccatcgtaaagataaaatcagaggcttatgatacagaatatagggggcctagagatacacggaagctagaggtgggtgaacaGTTAGGTAATGAGGTTgtacttaaatgtaaggaaatagatagaagtacAGGTAGTTCaccagtgggtctataagtaatattaccacattgaaggtgaacatgattgaaaggggatgtgtagacccatgtgtcccactgattaacactaaaaatataaatgaattcttgcatgagctactgcaaaggtatgaatgttgtacaaagagtgtataaattGGGGGTATAGGAGGAAATCTGCTACTGCTTACTCTGGGTTGTTTAACAGTAAAAcattaacagtaccacagcaacaccaggggtaaatgcTAGTGgaaggggcaagagttaaggggaggtttggattttctgtttgtgttaagtggttatttttctcttgggaacaatgaaattatctaaaattgagagtgttgatggattgttgatgttggacattatacatgatgcccgatgaatggaggtggctgaagaatgcactaaCTAAGAATTAGATTGGCAaataatggtgtatacatatgatcgaatatcgtgctgctacaaaaaggactgaagttgtgaggcatgcaacactgtgaatgaacctgtggttcatttggtgaggtaaaataagccagtgacagaagagcaaatattgtgtggtcaaattagaaaatacttaaaggaaaacagggggcctagattgtaaattcttatagaagccacatttagtctggagtggtaattgttatttctggattttgagaggctgctttatatatgtataacctggtatttagagataaaaacaaatcaggtcgggattaaggtaactcagaacacaggggcaaggaagacattgtattttagaaactcatctactctttgagaccaaaggaagaaaggtttattttttccagaacctaaattttttgtagcacataatgtaactcaacctggatagatagatcatttaaacaatccaaacacagagagcccagaataagaatgagggcctttgggtaggccatggtggctcagtggcagagttcttgcctgccatgctgaagacccaggcttggttcctggtgcctgcccatggaaaaaaaaaaaaaaagcaacaacaacaagaaaaaaaaagagtgagggcctttaatcctctatagtTTAATGTACTGCCTggaaatatcccagagtatattaagcagataatcaaaaagtattggcaagggcTCTTgagcaatgggagaaaaaaatatgggactattaaactttactactggggaaacccctgatattgtgttaagcattaaggacacccaaatctgtaggccaagtccttgatcttgaggcttagtcttgtgaagtttatgtatgtagtacagaagcttaacctacctataagtatgcctaagaattacctccagaggacctctttgttgctcagatgtggcctctctctgtgtaagcccaactctgcaagtgaaatcattgccctcccccctacatgggacatgacatccaggggtgaaagtctccctggcggtgtgagagatgacccccagggatgagactggtcctggcaccatgggatcaacaatgccatcctgaacaaaaggggggaaagaagtgtgacaaataaagtatcagtggctgagagaattcaaatagagtcaagaggctactctggaggtcactcccTTACTCAAGCTTTGGTCAGACACTGCTAttcatcataacttgccaaattccaaccaaaaccattcctgccaatcctaaagaacacatagggtattatataagattttacagaggttccatgcactagggtaacctcCAGTTGAGTCCCTGgacaggtaagtcctgaaatacagaggaaccactctctctagaacatcaactagttccatcttcctatcccatattattgacagctcctttcctcgtgaaaaagctagaatgggcatagcccaaatacccctaaagagtggaagatagatcaaaggtgatggtggagttatacagagaaggtagggtttaacaaatgagtatgattgctaaatcattatactgatatttcttttagcctccggtaacttagagcagatagaaataaaaatctaaaattgtggaattgtagcccgtaccaaactttaaaatctgttctataactacttgttaaaatgtatttggaaatctattgcttttttgtatatatgttatatttcacaattaaaaaaaaaacaattaaaaaatcaatgtggggcgggccacagtggctcagcagacagagttctcgcctgccagccCAGGGACCCAGATTCGTTcacggtgactgcccatgcaaaaaaaaaaaaagaagaaaaaaataataataatttggtgGTTTAGAGCTAtatttactccagaaaaacatttccttaaacttaacccattcctgtggatgtgaaccatTGTAAATAGCACCTGTTTATGAGGTTACATCAGTTAAGATGTAGCCCACCTACATCTTAACTGAATCAGAGTAGACcataatcctgttactggagtcccttctaagcagaatgaaacacacagagaaaagcccagagtGAGCAGCCAGAAGGTGACCATcagtggaactcagaagagaagggagagaccaggagatgccgccATGTGAGAAGTTAAGGATCAAGGATCACTGGCTgacccagaacaccacagtctttggagagaaagtattgccttaatgatgacttgatttggactcCTATCTTggcttcaaaaccataagcaaataaattcccattgtttaaataaGCCCATTACATAGTATTTTGCTTGAGcagcaaaggaaatgaaaacttcagGTTTTATGGTATGGAGATTATGTCTCTGAAGCCTATCTCCTTCACCTTATACTGCTACATTAAGGGTGTCTGCCCCTTCCAACATTGAGTTACATTGTCCTGTGACTGCACAGGACAACTCAGCAGTCCTGTACAAGTTGCCATTAAGGAGAAAAGCCCATTGTGTGGGATGAAATAAAATGTAGATGAAAGACTATGAAGAAAGGCAGAGTGTTTAGAGAGAGAATAATGGGGGAGAGAGATTTGGGAGTGAGGGTCAAAGAGGCCTTCTtgaagaaatgacattttaagcAGATCTGGAAAAAGAGTAGGAATTAGCCAGTTAAAAAGCAGGGTGAGAAACATATATCAGACGGGGAGAAGGGCATGTTTAGACAGCTTCAGGCCAGAATAAGTAGTGActtaataaaactgaaaacaaacttTCCACCAGAAAACAATGAGTGAAAGGTGAATGATTGAACAGAAAACAAAGCATCAGTTGGTTGGATGCATAGGAAAGGCCCAAGTTGAGAAAGGCCTCAGAGGCCAttataagttttcttttaaatcctaACTGGCAGCAAAATCCATTGAAATGTTTTAAGCAGAAAGAGACATCATaaaatttatgcttttaaaagatCACTTTCTTCCTTGTCCACTTTGATTTGGTTAGAAATCTTATTGTTATCTTCAGGACTAAGAAAGTATGATTTCATGTATCATTCCTACTAGCTGGCATGAGATAAAAGCAGGTATTGCTGGAATTGCTGCTATTCAGAATGGAATTGTAAACTGGATGCATTTGGACTGGCTAGCTAGTGACCAAATTGTCACCAACAGGAGAATCAGTATGCCTTGAATTCATCACACACGCAACCAGACTTTGCCTGTTCAACCTTCTCTTTGTCACCAGGGTCAGAGACATGGGTAAGGGTGAGGCCTCAGGGATCCCCCAAACTCTAGTGATCTTCCAATAAACTGTGAATTCTTCAAGGGCAGGGAATGTATTTCAGTCATTTTTGCATCCTTAGGGACAGTTACATTAACACTCAATCTTAAAAACTTGTTGACTCAATGAATCACTGAACAAATGAAagattcaaaatttaaattaagatgtATATTTGACTTGGTTTTTAGGCTTTCCAAGataacttcatttttgtttttgctttagtttttgcAAAGGGCCCTATTTAATTGGTTCCTTAATAACAATGGGATAGAAATTTCAGGACACCAAGAGACGGAATCCAATCAAAGGATTTGCTAATTCCTATCTATGCCCTACTAGAAAGAATATTACATAATATTCAGATATTACCCACACTGGTTTTAACCCTCCAATGATGACATTTTCTTCCCAAAAATTCATCAGATTTGCacctttatttcccatttttagtAGCTGTAGTTGtaaataaaaatggcttttccCACAACTGAATGGCAGCCTCAAATGAGAATACTGTTTTAATCTCTATTACTATCCCTATACCAGAATTTAAAGGTACTTGGAACTCATGTGATGTATATTAAATAAAGGGGCTCCACTCTATTCTCTATAGCAATATTAAGATAGGAAGCAAGCATAAAATGTtcgaaatatatatatatttggatataaagatataaaagtaATTCATTTTGAGAGAGGTGGGAGAGATAGTGATATGACTTTAAAAATGATAGAATATAAGCACAgttagttaatttctttttcttgaaaaagaaaaaaatcaatcattgtatataaaatttttgaGGGCATTTTTGGTTTACAAGGGATATTGATAAAattgtccaaaaaaaaaatatctacaaCTGTAAGAGCCAGCAGTACTATCCAGTGAGATTCCAGGAAAGCTCCCATATTGTTCTCTGGTAACAAACATTTGACTAATATTTGGCACAATACAAGAGAAGTCCAGTTTCTGGATGATAATCAGTGTGAGTCCATGAACTAGAACCAGTCTTCTTCCCCAAATAAAGAGttatatgtttttattctttcatgtaATAGATTTTCTCTCCAGAAGTGAAATATCATCTCTCTATTTAGTAAGTAGTCTCCCGAAGCTCTACCCAATTTGTGAAACAGATCAGGCCTTCAGGTCAAACTGAAGTAGTGAAAATCATTTGCAAAAGTAATTCTGCAGTCTCTATTAACATTTATAAGTGCACACTCTTTCACCCATCAGTCCAATTTGAGGAATCCTCATACAGTAATAAAAGCAACAGTAGATAATGAATGTATGTAACTAGTTGTTTGTTAAGCATTTTCTCAATGACAACAATCTAGTTACTAGGCTGTGCATAATAGAGGAATGGGTAGATAAATTGATTTATCTACCATGTTACAAAGAATTAGGTATCTATGAAAACAAATGACAACAACATATTTTTGAAGAGAGAGAGATACCCCTGATGTCAAACTTGGAGAACTCAACAAATTAAACTTATAGTATGAAAAAATGCAATCTGTTTTtaccatttattaaatttaaacgACTAATATAGCTGGGCAGTGACCAAATTCTCAACTCAGTCAGACTGAGTGTAAAACTACTTTTCTTTGCCATAATTTCCACAAAGCTCTTTTCATCTCATTGTTTCTCAAGCTGTAGATCAGTGGATTCAGCAGAGGTGTTAGCAATGAGTATGCCAGTGACATCAGTTTCTTGCTTTCTGGAGAGTAGCCAGATTTGGGTTGTAAATAAGTCATATTGGCTGTGCCATAGAAGAGGGTAACAGATGTGAGATGAGAAGCACAAGTGGAAAAGGCTTTTTGCCTCCCAGTAGCTGATGGCATCTTCAGGATGGCAAAGAGAACTCGAATGTAGGACAGAAGTATCAACAAGAAAGGAACCACTACTATTAAAATGGTGCCTGTGAATGCATAGATTTCAAACAAGAAGGTGTCTGCACATGAAAGCTCTAGCACTGCTGGAGTTTCACAAGAGAGATGATTAATTTCATTGGGGCCACAAAAGGGAAAACTAAATACCCATGTGGTCTGCACAGTAGCCACCATAATCCCTGAGACCCATGAGAACAGTATTAATTTCATAAAAACCCTCTTGTTCATGATCATTGGGTAACTCAAAGGATGGCAGATTGCAGCAAATCGGTCATAAGCCATAGCCCCCAGGAGAAAACATTCAGTCCCACCAAAAAAGAGGATGAAATACATCTGTGCAAAGCAGCCCACAAAAGAAATTGTAGTTTTCTCAGTAGAGAGGACCACCAGCATCTTAGGCATAATGACGGCACTGAAACTCACTTCCACCACAGATAAGTTCTGGAGGAACAGGTACATGGGGATGTGAAGGCTCTGGTCCAGGGAGATGACAAATACAATGATGGCATTTCCCATCAGGGTCACTAGATAAATAACCAAGAAAACCCCAAAGAGGTGCTCTTGGAGTTTAGGAAAGTTAGAAAAACCCAAGAGGATAAATTCAACAACAGAGCTTTGATTTTGTCTGTTCATTTCAGTAGTGGAGAATATACTGTTTTCATGAACATAGtatataaataatgaaatcaCAATCCAATAACTGAGATTCCAAGTCTGAATTCACAGCAGGAACTCTTGGCAGAAGATGTAAAGAAGAGTCCATCTTGACAGAACTTCAGGTTGGCATTGTGGAGAATGGCTAATAACTCAGATTAATGAATCTTTCACTTGTGAAGCAAGTGAAGAATTCCAGCACAGAAAATCTTGtctgaaatatacaaaataatacaGTTCTATTGCAACTTCTACAATTTGTAGTTTAAAGTTTAACATATTCACAAAGCaaacatatattttataactTAGGTTCTATTTCTTTAGCATTGCTGTAggtttcattctctttttctcaattttatatgaatatggatttaaaaataaagtgttaaaaaGTAGACAAATGATATAATAAGGTATTATTGTAACAACCTAACAACTCAAAGTTCCAGCaaagttaatatatatttattataatcaaAGTTCAAAATACCTTTATATTCATTAGTTAAATGtggcaacactccagaaaaacacaAAAGGCGTTGAATTTTAGATGTTTCTCTCTTAGATGATCTCACAATTGTGAATTGGCTTCTAGCTTATAAATGTCCCCCTAAACTAAGCTTGGCCAGTTTATACTGGGATTTGAATGGTTGGGAAATTTCTAGGGCCAGTACTCCGTGGCCCATCCTATGACCTTGTTGGTATAAAAGTGGCATTCAGACCTTAAGAAAAAATGCTCATTTTTTGGTCATTGCAAACATGTGATATGTGATTTAAgttcctctctgtctctccctagCTCGCTCTCCCTGTCTCTTACTTATTCCCTGAggtggtttgaagttattatataCTCctgaaaaggccatgttcttttaatgtaTTCCCGTAAGTGCACAgctattgtgggtggaaccttttgattcgGCTGTTTccaatgagatgtgacccacccaattcaagacaAGGCCCTAATCCTTTACAGGGGacttttatgagaggataaaagacagaaaaagctgagattGCTAAgaagccctggagatgctaagagaaaacTCACCATAGCTCAAataggaggccactggaaccagaaactgTAAGCAATGAAACACAGGAAGAAAGAGCCAGTAGACAcctgccatgtgctttgctatCTGATAAAGCAACCCCAGATGCCACCACCTTTCTTTAGAAAGGTATCATGCCATTGAtgccttgtgttttagtttgttaaagctgccagaatgcaacacatcagataTGGATCTCCTTTTactaagggaatttatttagttacaaatttgcagttcttcaAAAGAGTAGGGCAGCTTACTTTCCTCTGAgtttctgttacatgggaaggcacacagcgatgactactggccttctctcctgggaccactggccttctctcctggcttctgggttccaatggctttccctgggacTATTCTTGTctggatctccaaacatctgggctgagc is a window encoding:
- the LOC143643644 gene encoding olfactory receptor 10A3-like is translated as MNRQNQSSVVEFILLGFSNFPKLQEHLFGVFLVIYLVTLMGNAIIVFVISLDQSLHIPMYLFLQNLSVVEVSFSAVIMPKMLVVLSTEKTTISFVGCFAQMYFILFFGGTECFLLGAMAYDRFAAICHPLSYPMIMNKRVFMKLILFSWVSGIMVATVQTTWVFSFPFCGPNEINHLSCETPAVLELSCADTFLFEIYAFTGTILIVVVPFLLILLSYIRVLFAILKMPSATGRQKAFSTCASHLTSVTLFYGTANMTYLQPKSGYSPESKKLMSLAYSLLTPLLNPLIYSLRNNEMKRALWKLWQRKVVLHSV